The sequence below is a genomic window from Paucidesulfovibrio longus DSM 6739.
TTTGCGCTCTATGAAGCGATTGTTGATGAAGTTGACGACCTGATTGTCGTTTTCCAGGCAAGGGCCCACGGCGAGGTGGTGCCCGTCGCCGAAGATGAAGACCATGCCCGTGAGGCGCTTGCGGACCACCCGCCCATCAACGAGATCAACATACTCTTCCTTGACTTTGCTCTTGCCCGGATCGGGATCCTTGATCGCATAGGTCAATCCGAGATCGGGGGCCGAGGTATCGTGCGTCGTGACGACGATCTGCGGCCTTTGGCTTTCCGTCAGGAATTCCTTGAAATAACCACAGAGCGAATCATGGAGAGCCTTCAGGTTGGAGCGGACTTCAATGACGTCCTCTCCGAATCGAAGCCAAAGAGAGTGCGTCGTCGGAAATTCGCTCTGAAAATGCTCTGCAAGAGCCTTGCACGTGGGAGTTTTGTTCATTTGTCCACCTTCTTGAGCACATATTCCGCATAGAGTCGTGCCGCGTCAATGTTTCTGGCCTCCAGCAGCCCGCGAAATCCGCCGAACGCCGACACCTCGAAGACAAACGGCCCTTCGTCCGTGAGCGCCACGTCCACGCAGGTGAAATCGAGATCAAAAAGGGACTGGGCTTTGCGCGCCAGTTCGATGACTTCCGCAGGCGGGTCGAACGGCGCGTATTTCCCTCCGGATTCCGTGGTGGTGTTCCAGGCGCCGTTGGTCTTGCAGCGCGCATAGGTCGTCAGGTATTCACCGCCCAGGAAAGCCAGCCCCAGATCGCTGTCCTGGAGGTCGATGGTTTTCTGGATGTACATGATCGGATTCTCGGCCTTGTATTCCTCAACGGCCTTGCGGGCTTCCGGACCGTCGCGAAGCACGAACATGCCGCGCGCCTTGGAGGTGTAGAGCGGCTTGAATACGGCCTCGCCATATTCGCGCACCGCGTCCAAAGCGTGGTCAATGCTTTCTGTAATCGTCGTGGGCGGCATCGGGATTCCCGCAAGCTGCAACGTGATCGTGCAGGAAAGGCGGTCCAGAACCCTGAGGATGCTCAACGGCGAGGAAAAGACCGGCACGCCCCTTTCGGCCACATAGCGGAGGATTTCCAAGCGATCAAGAAGGTCCGGCGAATACCTGGATCCTATTTTCTTGATTATCAATGCGTCGAGATCCATGAGATTTACGCCGTTGCAGAGAGCCCGACCGGACGGCAGGTCCAGGCGCACTTCATCGATGGCAATAAGCAGACGCTCGCCAGCGATTTCTCCAACCGTGTCGGCAAGACGCTCCGTGGACCAGCCACCTTTCGTACCAACTACTCCGATTTTCACGACGCGAACTCCGTTTATGGCTAGTAGTAGAGAACCTGTGCCGGAAACTTGAAACTCCGCCAGTCGTTGCCTGCGAAATTGCTGATGCGTTCCAGCAGGAACAAGGCCCGGTTGAACATTTCCCTGGCGAATCGATGGTTCAGCTCGAACCGCGTGGATGTGTAAAAGGAACGCGCCAAGGCAAAGGCCATGCGGGCCTCAAACGTCTCGTCACCCTGCGACTGGCTGAATTCCTTTGCGAATCGGTGGAATTCGCCGATGATTCCGTTCAATCGCGCGCGCATGGCGTCCTGGAATATCGGCATCCGGAAATTGGAAACAAGAAACACGGAAACATCCTGGACGTAGTCGTAATCGCGCGAGCGGTAGAGATCGATGAAATGGATCTGCTGGCCCGCATGGTCGTAGACCACGTTGTTGACGTTGAAGTCTCCGTGAATGAACACCGTGAACGGCGCTTCCAGTTCGGCTTCCAGCTCGGCGCAACGCGAAAGCAGCTCGTTCGAGCCGGAAATGCGCGAATCGCCGAGCCGCCTTGATTCGCGACGAAATTCCGGATGGACCTGCAGCACGTCCTCCAGGCGGGAATTGAGCTGCCGGATGAAATCGACCTTAACGGGTTCGCGGCGCATGGTCGTTTCCCAGACATTTCGGACGGTCTGCTCGAAAACGAATACCGCGTTGGAGAGGAAATCCTCGTCCGACCCCAGCACGACCTCGTCGAGCGTGCAGCCCGGCAGAAACTCGACCAGCAAGGAAGCCCGGCTTCCGTCCTCATGGTATCCGTAGACGTCCGCCACAAGGCCGGGGAAGATCGCCTTCCAGCGCTCTATGTTATCGCGTTCCTTGCGGATCTTCTCCAAGCCGCCTTCCTTGTAGATTCCGCCGTGCACATCCATCCCGTCGGTGTCGCCGCCATGCTCCCTGCGCTCCACCCGTCCGATGCGGCAACCCGACCTCGTTCCCCAGATGGACTGGAAGTCGATGTCGCTGAAGGATTCGGAAAATCCGGACTTGGAAAGGGTCTGTTGCAGGGAGTCGAACTGCTCGATCTTGATGCGCTCTCCGAGAATGGAAAAGATCAGGGCTTCCCCGATGTTCAGGAGACTGTCGCCGATGCGCTCCAGATAGCGGAAGATGAAGAGCACCGTGACCAGGCTCTGAACGTTTCGGCCTGAACCGAGATCCACCAGCAGCCTGTCGAAGTTCTCCTTGTACATCCGGTCCAGCTCGTACTCGGCTTTGCAGATAGCCAGGGCCGCGGACATGTCCTCC
It includes:
- a CDS encoding PhoU domain-containing protein, producing MIAFEGLDENFRFIVLEVEKQVRATADFVSAPGRQLYNRIVSRDDYVDNLKTIIENKCYSRIHSDKQLDSRQVNKIRSMQVMCVNLERIADYCVNIVRQVGYLQDTRQLDEYPSEELYALISASLAGILDAFRKEDMSAALAICKAEYELDRMYKENFDRLLVDLGSGRNVQSLVTVLFIFRYLERIGDSLLNIGEALIFSILGERIKIEQFDSLQQTLSKSGFSESFSDIDFQSIWGTRSGCRIGRVERREHGGDTDGMDVHGGIYKEGGLEKIRKERDNIERWKAIFPGLVADVYGYHEDGSRASLLVEFLPGCTLDEVVLGSDEDFLSNAVFVFEQTVRNVWETTMRREPVKVDFIRQLNSRLEDVLQVHPEFRRESRRLGDSRISGSNELLSRCAELEAELEAPFTVFIHGDFNVNNVVYDHAGQQIHFIDLYRSRDYDYVQDVSVFLVSNFRMPIFQDAMRARLNGIIGEFHRFAKEFSQSQGDETFEARMAFALARSFYTSTRFELNHRFAREMFNRALFLLERISNFAGNDWRSFKFPAQVLYY
- a CDS encoding GAK system ATP-grasp enzyme; translation: MKIGVVGTKGGWSTERLADTVGEIAGERLLIAIDEVRLDLPSGRALCNGVNLMDLDALIIKKIGSRYSPDLLDRLEILRYVAERGVPVFSSPLSILRVLDRLSCTITLQLAGIPMPPTTITESIDHALDAVREYGEAVFKPLYTSKARGMFVLRDGPEARKAVEEYKAENPIMYIQKTIDLQDSDLGLAFLGGEYLTTYARCKTNGAWNTTTESGGKYAPFDPPAEVIELARKAQSLFDLDFTCVDVALTDEGPFVFEVSAFGGFRGLLEARNIDAARLYAEYVLKKVDK